In Edaphobacter dinghuensis, one genomic interval encodes:
- a CDS encoding SDR family oxidoreductase has translation MARYLITGIAGFIGSTLAHALVEQGHEVHGIDNLSTGNLENLADIRQQINFQEMDLQDVAGVKSACEGVDFILHQGALASVPRSVKDPVTSHESNINGTLNLLVAAKDAGVRRIVYAASSSAYGDQPTQPKQEDMLPRPLSPYAVQKLTCEYYIQSFYRAYGLEGVCLRYFNIFGPRQAADSPYSGVIAQFTYKMMAGQTPTIFGDGLTSRDFNYVDNAVSANLLACTAPSEVATGRVFNIGTGKSHNLNEVYATIAEHLGFTAKPIYGPTREGDIQHSLADISRATAELGYSPKAHFHEGLKKTVAWYLEEKQKNEAAALKA, from the coding sequence ATGGCTCGTTATTTGATTACAGGAATTGCCGGTTTTATTGGTTCAACCTTGGCCCATGCATTGGTCGAGCAGGGACACGAGGTTCACGGCATCGACAACCTTTCGACAGGGAATCTTGAGAATCTGGCCGACATCCGGCAGCAGATCAATTTTCAGGAGATGGACCTGCAGGATGTCGCCGGAGTAAAGTCCGCCTGCGAAGGCGTTGATTTCATCCTCCATCAGGGCGCGCTCGCCTCGGTTCCCCGCTCGGTCAAAGATCCGGTCACATCGCACGAATCCAACATCAACGGCACCCTGAACCTTCTGGTCGCCGCCAAGGACGCGGGTGTGCGCCGCATCGTCTATGCCGCTTCGTCTTCAGCCTATGGCGACCAGCCCACGCAGCCCAAGCAGGAAGATATGCTGCCTCGGCCTCTGTCTCCATACGCCGTCCAGAAGCTCACCTGCGAGTACTACATCCAGTCTTTCTATCGCGCCTATGGGCTCGAAGGGGTCTGCCTCCGCTACTTCAATATCTTTGGGCCGCGGCAGGCGGCAGACTCACCCTACTCAGGCGTCATCGCGCAGTTCACCTACAAGATGATGGCCGGGCAGACCCCGACCATCTTCGGCGACGGGCTTACCAGCCGCGACTTCAACTACGTCGATAATGCCGTCAGCGCCAATCTGCTGGCTTGCACCGCGCCGAGCGAAGTCGCCACCGGACGGGTCTTCAATATCGGCACCGGCAAGAGCCATAACCTCAACGAGGTCTATGCCACCATCGCAGAACACCTCGGCTTCACCGCAAAACCTATCTACGGCCCTACACGCGAAGGCGACATTCAGCACTCACTGGCAGACATCAGCCGGGCGACCGCCGAGCTGGGCTATAGCCCCAAGGCCCACTTTCACGAGGGCCTGAAGAAGACGGTGGCGTGGTATCTCGAAGAAAAACAAAAGAACGAGGCCGCCGCTCTCAAAGCCTAA
- a CDS encoding acyl carrier protein: MDDITQRCIEIIAKSKSIPADSITLDSTFDSLNIDSLDKINISFEVEEAFSIEIPDEALGTIKTVGDMVRGVSELRASHPPATVTTP, encoded by the coding sequence ATGGACGACATCACACAGCGCTGCATTGAGATCATCGCAAAGTCGAAGAGCATTCCCGCGGACTCAATCACCTTGGACAGCACCTTCGACTCACTCAATATCGACTCTCTCGACAAGATCAACATCTCTTTCGAGGTCGAAGAAGCCTTTTCCATCGAAATTCCCGACGAAGCACTTGGTACCATTAAGACAGTCGGCGACATGGTGCGCGGCGTCAGCGAACTCCGCGCCAGCCATCCCCCAGCGACCGTCACCACACCCTAG
- a CDS encoding beta-ketoacyl-[acyl-carrier-protein] synthase family protein, protein MNRVVVTGLGCVTPIGNTLEDFRTSLFSGKTGIAPFPDFPEAPGETQGLRFTQSGRVKDFDPRQHLESGVVVSTDRTTQFAIVAARQAAQHSNLLQHHAPDNVAIIVGCACGGRQAEETETAKLYTRDARVHPLTVTRTMASAGASHISIDLGITGPVLNISTACSSGTHAIGLAFQMVRAGIVSAAITGGHEAPLTFGFLRAWDSMRVVSPTQCRPFSADRDGMTLGEGSAMLVIESLESAQARNAPIYAEIVGFGSSADAHHITQPAPEGAAAAMRKALSDANASPDQVDYINAHGTGTQANDATEAAAIQQLFGDRVPKIPVSSTKALHGHSIGATGALEALATILSLHHGQLPANVGVTQIDPAINLDVILNASRETTAELALSNSLAFGGLNAVLAIRRADRHQGQR, encoded by the coding sequence GTGAATCGCGTTGTAGTTACCGGCCTCGGCTGTGTTACCCCCATCGGCAACACCCTCGAAGACTTCCGCACCTCTCTGTTCTCCGGCAAAACCGGCATCGCCCCCTTCCCGGACTTCCCCGAAGCCCCCGGTGAGACTCAGGGTCTTCGCTTCACCCAGTCGGGCCGCGTCAAGGACTTTGACCCGCGCCAACACCTCGAATCGGGTGTCGTCGTCTCCACCGACCGCACTACCCAGTTCGCCATCGTCGCCGCCCGTCAGGCCGCGCAGCACAGCAACCTTCTCCAGCACCATGCTCCGGATAACGTCGCCATTATCGTAGGCTGCGCCTGCGGAGGTCGTCAGGCCGAGGAGACCGAGACCGCTAAGCTCTACACCCGCGATGCCCGCGTGCATCCGCTGACCGTCACCCGCACCATGGCCTCCGCAGGAGCCAGCCATATCTCCATCGACCTCGGTATCACCGGGCCAGTCCTCAATATCTCCACCGCCTGCTCCTCCGGAACCCACGCCATCGGCCTCGCCTTCCAGATGGTCCGGGCGGGCATCGTCTCCGCAGCCATTACAGGAGGGCACGAGGCTCCACTGACCTTTGGATTTCTACGCGCCTGGGACTCCATGCGGGTCGTCTCCCCCACCCAGTGCCGCCCCTTCTCCGCCGACCGCGACGGCATGACGCTGGGCGAAGGCAGCGCGATGCTGGTGATCGAATCGCTCGAGTCGGCGCAGGCGCGCAATGCCCCCATCTACGCCGAGATCGTCGGCTTCGGCAGCTCCGCCGACGCCCACCACATCACCCAGCCAGCTCCCGAAGGCGCAGCCGCAGCGATGCGAAAGGCTTTGAGCGACGCTAACGCCTCACCCGATCAGGTTGACTATATTAACGCTCACGGCACCGGAACTCAGGCCAACGATGCCACCGAGGCAGCCGCCATCCAGCAACTCTTCGGCGACCGCGTACCCAAGATCCCGGTCAGTTCCACCAAGGCGCTCCATGGCCACTCCATCGGAGCCACAGGCGCCCTTGAAGCCTTGGCGACGATTCTCTCGCTTCATCACGGCCAGCTTCCCGCGAATGTGGGTGTTACCCAGATTGACCCGGCGATCAATCTCGACGTCATCCTAAATGCTTCCCGCGAAACCACCGCCGAGCTGGCTCTCTCCAACTCGCTGGCATTCGGCGGCCTCAACGCTGTGCTCGCCATCCGCCGGGCTGATCGTCATCAGGGCCAGCGATGA
- a CDS encoding ferric reductase-like transmembrane domain-containing protein codes for MKRSRYWVRRINRHLILAVFATAATALIYLATAPPDLRHRLSMATAYSSLLFLCATLLLGPWNIFRCRPNPVSFDLRRDIGIWAGLLALLHTGIGLTVHLRGRMWMYFLKQRHPLKFQTGLFGSANDVGLLSALLFLMLLVISNDISLRTMGLQRWKSFQRWTYVAAGLAVAHGVLFQLVEKRHLPWVIFFATLALFILVVQMIGILYTRSGHRSESEAPEQKS; via the coding sequence ATGAAGCGCAGCCGATATTGGGTGCGTCGCATTAATCGACACCTGATACTGGCAGTCTTCGCAACCGCCGCTACGGCGCTGATCTACCTCGCTACCGCTCCACCAGACCTGCGCCATCGCCTCAGTATGGCGACAGCGTACAGTAGCCTGCTCTTCCTTTGCGCCACCCTGCTGCTTGGCCCATGGAACATCTTTCGCTGCCGCCCCAATCCCGTCAGCTTCGATCTCCGCCGCGATATCGGCATCTGGGCTGGCCTGCTTGCCCTGCTGCACACTGGCATTGGGCTAACCGTCCATCTGCGCGGCCGCATGTGGATGTACTTCCTCAAGCAGCGTCACCCGTTAAAATTCCAGACGGGTCTCTTCGGTTCAGCCAACGATGTCGGCCTGCTCTCGGCCCTACTCTTCCTGATGCTCCTCGTAATCTCGAACGATATCTCCCTCCGCACCATGGGGTTACAACGATGGAAGTCGTTTCAGCGATGGACCTATGTCGCAGCCGGTTTAGCCGTCGCTCATGGGGTTCTGTTCCAACTGGTCGAGAAGCGCCACCTACCCTGGGTTATCTTCTTCGCTACGCTGGCGCTCTTTATCCTCGTCGTCCAGATGATTGGAATCCTATATACCCGGAGCGGCCACCGAAGTGAGAGTGAAGCTCCTGAGCAAAAGTCATAA
- a CDS encoding glycosyltransferase family 2 protein: MKLLFWLCFAATVYTYVGYAIFLWLYARLRPMPFLMAPIEPSVSIIIAARNEEANLPAKLENLNRLDYPKDRLQIVIASDGSTDGTADILLAQPSQVVAVILPQSNGKAVALNEAVRHASGEILVFLDARQSIEHDTVSHLVSCFADPAIGAASGELLLDAALGANTGDALGIYWKIEKVVRRLESASGSVVGVTGAIYAMRRELYAEIPAGTLLDDVFVPMNVARLGRRVVFQPLAIARDRLFSAKGKEFSRKVRTLTGNYQLLRLAPWLLSPANPLLFRLISHKLLRLLVPLFLIGMLATSALTTGFFYKAIFWLQVAFYLLAIFGMASPSFRRFKPASISSTFVMLNAAAAMAFYNFIVGKNKVWTR; encoded by the coding sequence ATGAAGCTTCTTTTCTGGCTCTGCTTCGCGGCCACGGTCTACACCTATGTGGGATACGCAATCTTTCTCTGGCTTTACGCCAGGTTGCGCCCGATGCCATTTTTAATGGCACCCATTGAGCCCAGCGTTTCCATCATCATCGCGGCACGCAACGAAGAGGCCAACCTGCCCGCTAAACTCGAGAACCTGAATCGCCTCGATTACCCGAAAGACCGTCTTCAGATCGTTATTGCCTCCGATGGATCGACCGATGGAACCGCTGACATTCTGCTCGCGCAGCCGTCCCAGGTTGTGGCCGTCATCTTGCCCCAATCAAATGGAAAGGCCGTCGCCCTGAATGAAGCAGTCAGACATGCCAGCGGCGAGATCCTGGTCTTTCTGGACGCACGGCAGAGCATCGAACACGATACCGTCTCTCATCTGGTCTCCTGCTTCGCCGATCCGGCAATAGGCGCGGCGAGCGGTGAGCTATTGCTCGATGCCGCGCTGGGTGCAAATACGGGCGATGCACTGGGGATCTACTGGAAGATTGAAAAGGTCGTGCGCAGGCTCGAGTCCGCTTCGGGCTCCGTCGTCGGAGTGACCGGGGCAATCTATGCGATGCGCCGCGAACTCTATGCAGAGATCCCCGCCGGAACCCTGCTCGATGATGTCTTCGTCCCGATGAATGTAGCCCGACTGGGCAGACGTGTCGTCTTTCAACCGCTGGCCATCGCTCGCGACCGCCTCTTCAGCGCAAAAGGCAAGGAGTTTTCACGAAAAGTCCGCACGCTTACCGGCAACTACCAACTGTTACGGCTCGCCCCGTGGCTGCTCTCCCCGGCAAATCCCCTGCTCTTCCGCCTGATCAGCCATAAACTTCTGCGTCTTTTGGTTCCCTTATTCCTAATTGGCATGCTGGCCACTTCGGCACTGACTACCGGGTTCTTCTATAAAGCAATCTTCTGGCTTCAGGTTGCGTTCTATTTGCTCGCCATCTTTGGAATGGCGAGTCCATCTTTCAGGAGGTTCAAGCCTGCCTCTATCTCCAGTACCTTTGTCATGCTCAATGCGGCTGCGGCGATGGCGTTCTACAATTTCATAGTGGGCAAAAATAAGGTATGGACCCGATAG
- a CDS encoding O-antigen ligase family protein, with the protein MGLGLVHYIPMIAYLGFWVATLLSLGGRPLWGLYYLLPFLPYRTLRDHFLDYPLGANVTTILVLAIVLGALIHGKKLPKSKLYITWLVFAVYTYLSMWLGTALGHANAPLWIHDANFATWKDYMLLPLVFVAAGLVVEDRKAVRTVILITGISLLFIDRSALMDSMSRSWGTFDENKRDGGPLGFAGSNGLAAFLAQFSMFFWGFGQFLKRKKAKLLCYALVATTIFATMYTFSRASYIAIVVGTLLLGIFKDRKMIIVVVAFLFTWQAIVPVAVTERVMMTTNANGQLEASAQERVDLWENAKKTFYSEPIFGTGFATFQYGDHTDNLKDTHNWYVKVLIETGIIGGIIAVILLAQMVALGYRLFRNAKDPLYQGLGFALFLTMCASIILNCFGDRWMYLEINGLLWALMGAATSAVYLTEPEVVTEPVARDEAVSVNPYMAYR; encoded by the coding sequence TTGGGATTAGGACTCGTACATTACATTCCAATGATCGCCTACCTCGGCTTCTGGGTTGCGACTCTGCTGTCGCTAGGGGGACGCCCCCTGTGGGGCTTGTACTACCTCTTACCCTTCCTGCCCTACCGTACCCTGCGCGACCACTTCCTCGACTATCCACTGGGTGCCAATGTTACGACCATCCTGGTTCTGGCCATCGTTTTAGGCGCCCTGATCCATGGCAAAAAGCTTCCAAAATCGAAACTCTATATCACTTGGCTCGTCTTCGCCGTCTACACCTATCTGTCGATGTGGCTCGGAACAGCCCTTGGCCACGCCAACGCGCCCCTATGGATTCACGATGCCAACTTCGCGACATGGAAAGATTACATGCTGCTGCCGCTGGTCTTTGTGGCGGCAGGTTTAGTCGTCGAAGACCGTAAAGCCGTACGAACGGTGATTCTGATCACCGGCATCTCTTTGCTCTTTATCGATCGAAGCGCATTGATGGACAGCATGTCCCGGTCCTGGGGCACATTTGACGAGAACAAGCGTGACGGAGGCCCACTTGGCTTTGCCGGCTCCAATGGTCTGGCGGCATTTCTAGCTCAGTTTTCGATGTTTTTCTGGGGATTCGGTCAATTTCTCAAACGGAAAAAAGCTAAACTGCTGTGCTACGCCCTGGTCGCGACCACGATATTCGCGACAATGTATACCTTTTCGCGCGCCTCTTATATCGCCATCGTTGTGGGCACCCTGCTGCTTGGAATATTCAAGGATCGCAAGATGATCATCGTCGTTGTTGCCTTCCTGTTCACATGGCAGGCCATCGTGCCCGTAGCTGTCACAGAGCGCGTGATGATGACCACAAACGCCAACGGCCAACTGGAGGCATCGGCACAAGAGCGCGTCGATCTCTGGGAGAATGCGAAGAAAACCTTCTATAGCGAACCGATCTTTGGAACCGGCTTTGCCACCTTCCAATACGGCGATCATACTGACAACCTGAAAGATACCCACAACTGGTATGTGAAGGTCCTGATCGAGACCGGGATTATCGGCGGCATCATCGCCGTAATCCTTCTCGCCCAAATGGTTGCGCTGGGATACCGCCTCTTCAGAAATGCCAAGGATCCGCTCTATCAGGGGCTGGGGTTCGCCCTGTTTCTCACCATGTGCGCCAGCATTATCCTCAACTGTTTCGGAGATCGATGGATGTATCTGGAGATCAATGGGCTCCTGTGGGCGCTCATGGGAGCCGCAACGTCCGCAGTCTATCTCACCGAGCCGGAGGTCGTTACGGAACCTGTCGCTCGGGACGAGGCTGTCTCCGTCAACCCATATATGGCCTATCGCTAA
- a CDS encoding glycosyltransferase has translation MITSLQRTPKLHRSQDADLPHVLFVIDQFSKNLGGGERIALKLAARLPQYGYRASILTFSADPADPVFESAPCPVYLLPLQRTYDRAALAGAIELRQFLKQQKIQIVQTFFESSDIWAGSVTKLFSNAKLIWSRRDMGILRTRKHEIAYRLLADLPDAVFAVSDLVRQHCIEEDHIDPDRVETIYNGLDLDNWGASSQSTPQRDKILVTTIGNIRHVKGHDVFVKAAAVIAPHFPNVYFSIAGGVLEPSYFEELQALVRDLNLEERFHFTGAITNLEQHLSAADIFVLPSRSEGFSNAIVEAMATSLPVVATNVGGNAEAVQNDVSGLIVPAEDSDALAAAIIRLLADPAMAKAMGIAGKQRVAERFTTEAMLLQTTATYRKLLTE, from the coding sequence ATGATTACTTCTCTGCAGCGGACACCAAAGCTACACCGAAGCCAAGACGCCGATCTGCCCCACGTCCTCTTTGTCATCGATCAGTTCTCCAAAAATCTTGGCGGCGGCGAGCGAATCGCCCTCAAACTGGCCGCCCGGCTTCCGCAGTATGGATACCGGGCCTCAATCCTGACGTTTTCTGCCGATCCGGCTGATCCTGTCTTTGAATCCGCCCCTTGCCCGGTTTACCTTCTCCCGTTGCAGCGTACCTATGATCGGGCTGCACTGGCTGGCGCCATTGAGCTTCGCCAGTTTCTGAAGCAGCAGAAGATCCAGATCGTCCAGACCTTCTTTGAGAGCTCCGATATCTGGGCAGGATCTGTGACCAAGCTCTTCTCCAATGCGAAGCTGATCTGGAGCCGCCGGGACATGGGGATTCTCCGGACCCGCAAGCATGAGATCGCCTATCGCCTGCTGGCCGATCTCCCCGATGCAGTCTTTGCAGTCTCCGATCTCGTCCGTCAACATTGCATCGAAGAAGACCACATCGATCCGGATCGCGTCGAGACCATCTACAACGGCCTTGACCTCGACAACTGGGGTGCCTCCTCGCAATCCACACCTCAGCGCGACAAAATTCTTGTCACGACCATCGGCAACATCCGTCACGTTAAAGGCCACGATGTCTTCGTCAAAGCTGCAGCCGTTATTGCTCCGCACTTTCCCAATGTCTACTTCAGCATCGCAGGCGGCGTGCTGGAGCCGTCTTACTTTGAGGAGCTGCAAGCCCTCGTCCGCGATCTGAATCTTGAGGAGCGCTTCCACTTTACAGGCGCAATCACCAACCTTGAGCAGCATCTCTCAGCCGCCGATATCTTTGTCCTTCCCTCTCGAAGCGAGGGCTTCTCGAACGCTATCGTCGAGGCGATGGCCACCTCTCTTCCCGTCGTCGCGACCAACGTCGGCGGCAATGCCGAAGCCGTTCAGAACGACGTCAGCGGCCTCATTGTTCCAGCTGAAGATTCCGACGCTCTTGCCGCAGCCATCATCCGTCTGCTCGCCGATCCGGCCATGGCAAAGGCGATGGGCATAGCCGGCAAACAAAGGGTTGCAGAGAGGTTCACGACAGAGGCTATGCTTCTGCAAACAACTGCGACCTACAGAAAGCTACTCACCGAATAG
- a CDS encoding nucleotide sugar dehydrogenase: MLTKSPVVLPQIAQERFDRLKSRTARIGVIGLGYVGLPLSLLLAEAGFRVTGFDIDEKKVTDLEAGRSYIFRIPASEIQSARAHGFTATADFSNLSDMDAIIMCVPTPLTEHREPDLSYVENTAKAAAPWVREGQLVVLESTTYPGTTEELMIPVLEAGNTKGLKVQSAGAAAEHGVFYVAFSPEREDPGNDTVARRDIPKVVGGHEVIATTLAATLYEGIFTRAVQVSSTRVAEMTKLLENIYRCVNIALVNELKQLSLKMGVDIWEVIDAAATKPFGFHPFYPGPGLGGHCIPIDPFYLSWKAKEYDFNTRFIELAGEVNEAMPAHVVNAVGKALNQHKKAVNGARILMLGMAYKKNIDDLRESPSLTIIELLREEGAEVLYNDPYFPTVGRGRHYNLDMTCTPLDNLGQYDCVLIVTDHSDYNYEEIVSQSQLVVDSRNATKGISSPKVVRC, translated from the coding sequence ATGTTGACCAAGAGCCCCGTTGTTCTTCCTCAAATTGCCCAGGAACGCTTTGATCGCCTAAAGAGTCGCACTGCCAGAATTGGAGTCATTGGACTCGGTTATGTTGGATTGCCACTTTCGCTGCTGCTTGCCGAGGCCGGTTTTAGAGTAACGGGCTTCGACATCGACGAAAAGAAGGTGACGGACCTTGAGGCCGGTCGCTCATATATCTTCCGCATCCCAGCCAGCGAGATCCAGAGCGCGCGTGCGCATGGATTTACCGCTACTGCTGATTTTTCCAATCTGTCGGATATGGACGCCATCATCATGTGCGTTCCCACGCCGCTGACAGAGCATCGCGAGCCCGATCTAAGCTACGTCGAGAATACGGCCAAGGCTGCTGCTCCATGGGTTCGCGAAGGCCAGCTCGTTGTGCTTGAAAGCACGACCTATCCGGGAACGACGGAAGAGCTGATGATTCCTGTGCTTGAGGCGGGCAATACCAAGGGGCTGAAGGTACAGAGTGCAGGGGCGGCTGCCGAGCATGGTGTCTTCTATGTGGCCTTCTCGCCGGAGCGCGAAGACCCGGGCAACGATACGGTGGCGCGACGCGATATTCCCAAGGTGGTCGGCGGCCATGAAGTGATTGCCACGACGCTGGCTGCGACTTTGTACGAGGGAATCTTTACCCGCGCGGTGCAGGTCTCGTCGACCCGTGTGGCCGAGATGACCAAGCTGTTGGAGAACATCTACCGTTGCGTGAATATTGCGCTGGTGAATGAGTTGAAGCAGCTTTCGCTGAAGATGGGCGTCGATATATGGGAAGTGATTGATGCCGCGGCGACCAAGCCATTCGGCTTTCATCCCTTCTATCCGGGCCCCGGCCTTGGTGGTCACTGCATTCCGATTGATCCGTTCTATTTGAGCTGGAAGGCCAAGGAGTATGACTTCAACACGCGGTTCATCGAGTTGGCCGGGGAGGTCAACGAGGCGATGCCGGCGCATGTGGTCAATGCAGTCGGCAAGGCTCTGAATCAGCACAAGAAGGCTGTCAACGGTGCCAGGATTCTGATGCTGGGCATGGCCTACAAGAAGAACATCGACGATCTGCGCGAGTCTCCGTCGCTGACGATCATTGAGCTGCTGCGCGAAGAGGGAGCTGAGGTGCTATACAACGATCCGTACTTCCCGACCGTGGGACGCGGACGGCACTACAACCTCGATATGACCTGCACGCCGCTGGACAATCTGGGGCAGTATGATTGTGTGCTGATTGTGACGGACCACTCCGACTATAACTATGAGGAGATCGTCAGCCAATCGCAGCTTGTTGTGGATTCGCGCAATGCCACCAAGGGGATTAGTTCTCCCAAGGTTGTTCGCTGCTAG
- a CDS encoding PEP-CTERM sorting domain-containing protein has translation MRLFSKLSALGAVLVLTTAFASADTIQLGSYGTGTSNMGNGNSALAGSTTVPGFAYNNGFTNFGLASTGTVNLASDGSVWDVAQAHSSWVSYAQTGPSSSPFVNTPNGNYFFTSTFDIGTTATPGDASGYLTVLADDTVTVFLNGHQLNVPTGTSYPHCSNGVPTCIGTATLIDLNSGDFISGVNTLTFQVTQANDADYGLDFSGSVSTVPEPSSLILLGTGLIGSAGALMRKMRS, from the coding sequence ATGAGGCTTTTCTCGAAACTTTCTGCTCTGGGGGCGGTACTCGTGCTTACTACCGCCTTCGCGTCGGCTGACACCATTCAATTGGGAAGCTATGGAACAGGCACTTCTAACATGGGAAATGGAAACAGCGCCCTTGCAGGGTCTACTACCGTTCCCGGTTTTGCTTACAACAACGGGTTTACAAACTTTGGTCTGGCAAGCACGGGTACAGTGAACCTGGCTTCGGATGGCTCGGTTTGGGATGTCGCACAGGCGCACTCCAGTTGGGTTTCCTATGCCCAGACGGGGCCGTCGTCCAGCCCGTTCGTCAATACCCCAAACGGAAACTACTTCTTTACCAGCACATTTGACATCGGGACCACTGCGACTCCTGGCGATGCAAGCGGTTATCTGACCGTGCTTGCGGACGACACGGTTACAGTGTTTCTGAATGGGCACCAATTGAATGTGCCGACGGGAACAAGCTATCCTCACTGCTCGAATGGTGTTCCGACCTGCATTGGCACGGCAACCCTGATCGATTTGAACTCGGGAGACTTCATCAGCGGCGTCAATACGCTGACCTTCCAGGTAACCCAGGCCAACGATGCTGATTACGGTCTGGATTTCAGCGGATCGGTTTCGACTGTTCCGGAACCCAGCTCCTTGATTCTCTTGGGAACAGGGCTGATTGGTAGCGCCGGAGCCTTGATGCGCAAGATGCGCTCGTAA
- a CDS encoding type III polyketide synthase, whose product MRISSVGTAYPSYRYSQATITEALRNRWQDRLEEPRLLNRLHANCGVDFRNLVFPLEVYENLSGFGPTNDAWIKAAVELGQQAITKALDRVGLTPADISAIFFASVTGIASPTIDARLINLMPFPTSVKRTPIFGLGCVAGAAGISRASDYVRAFPDQYALLLSVELCSLTWQDNDQSIANLISTGLFGDGSAAVVISGSETPLAKEGCGPRVLDTRSTFYRNTEYIMGWDIGDLGFKIVLSPDVPKVVNEHLRGNVESFLADNNLTLDDISSYIFHSGGPKVLEAMETSLNLPPNALEPSWRSLREVGNLSAASVLAVMEDYLLNTPGAPGTYSILAAMGPAFCSELVLLQW is encoded by the coding sequence ATGCGTATCTCGTCAGTTGGAACGGCCTACCCTTCTTATCGCTACTCCCAGGCAACGATTACGGAAGCACTCAGAAACCGCTGGCAGGACCGCCTCGAAGAGCCCCGTCTGCTCAACCGTCTGCACGCCAACTGCGGCGTCGACTTCCGCAACCTCGTCTTTCCGCTCGAGGTCTACGAGAACCTCTCCGGTTTCGGTCCAACCAACGACGCCTGGATCAAAGCCGCTGTCGAGTTGGGTCAGCAGGCGATCACTAAGGCGCTCGACCGCGTCGGTCTTACCCCAGCGGATATCTCCGCCATCTTCTTTGCCTCGGTTACCGGCATCGCCAGTCCTACCATCGATGCTCGCCTCATTAACCTGATGCCCTTCCCCACCAGCGTGAAGCGCACCCCCATCTTCGGCCTCGGCTGCGTCGCTGGAGCGGCCGGAATCTCCCGCGCCTCGGACTACGTTCGCGCCTTCCCCGACCAGTACGCCCTGCTCCTCTCGGTCGAGCTATGCTCTCTCACCTGGCAGGACAACGACCAGTCGATCGCCAACCTCATCTCCACCGGTCTCTTCGGAGATGGCTCAGCCGCCGTCGTCATCTCAGGCTCCGAGACCCCCCTCGCCAAAGAAGGATGCGGCCCGCGCGTTCTCGACACCCGCTCGACCTTCTACCGCAACACCGAATACATCATGGGCTGGGACATCGGTGACCTCGGCTTCAAGATTGTCCTTTCCCCGGACGTTCCCAAGGTCGTCAACGAGCACCTTCGCGGCAACGTCGAGAGCTTCCTCGCCGACAACAACCTCACCCTCGACGATATCTCCAGCTACATCTTCCATAGCGGCGGCCCCAAGGTTCTCGAGGCGATGGAGACCTCGCTGAACCTTCCCCCCAACGCTCTCGAGCCTTCGTGGAGAAGCCTCCGCGAGGTGGGCAACCTCTCCGCGGCGTCTGTGCTTGCCGTCATGGAAGACTACCTGCTCAACACTCCCGGAGCTCCCGGCACCTATAGCATCCTTGCTGCCATGGGACCGGCGTTCTGCTCCGAACTCGTCCTGCTGCAGTGGTAG